One segment of Falco rusticolus isolate bFalRus1 chromosome 3, bFalRus1.pri, whole genome shotgun sequence DNA contains the following:
- the IRX2 gene encoding iroquois-class homeodomain protein IRX-2, with product MSYPQGYLYQPPGSLALYSCPAYGASALAAPRSEELARSSSGSAFSPYPGSAAFTAQAAATGFTSPLQYSTDPATGFPSYMGSPYDAHTTGMTGAISYHPYGSPAYPYQLNDPAYRKNATRDATATLKAWLQEHRKNPYPTKGEKIMLAIITKMTLTQVSTWFANARRRLKKENKMTWAPRNKSEDEDDDEGDGARSKEESPEKIPESNETSAEDEGISLQVDSLTDHSCSAESDGEKLPCRAGDPLCESGSECKDKYEDIEEEEEDDDDDDEEDIEEDEGGGGERDPPAKPATSSPLAAVEAPLLGHPHADAARSASKAALGGRASPGPPTPASKPKLWSLAEIATSDLKSQTLGQGCQPAPLSSATPASAPHSAAYSPSSLLGRHIYYTSPFYSNYTNYGNFNALQSQGILRYNSAAVASNEGLSQTVLNASSAHKQSSDSLKTITNQLEQHYRPSSYDSKKDPTEVCTVGVQPYL from the exons ATGTCCTATCCTCAGGGTTACCTCTACCAGCCCCCCGGCTCGCTGGCTCTGTACTCCTGCCCGGCGTACGGCGCGTCGGCGCTGGCGGCCCCCAGGAGCGAGGAGCTGGCCAGGTCTTCGTCGGGATCGGCGTTCAGCCCTTACCCGGGATCGGCAGCTTTCACCGCCCAGGCGGCGGCCACAGGCTTCACCAGCCCGCTCCAGTACTCCACAGACCCCGCCACGGGATTCCCCTCCTACATG GGCTCCCCTTACGACGCCCATACGACGGGGATGACCGGAGCCATCAGCTACCACCCGTACGGCAGCCCTGCCTACCCCTACCAGCTGAACGACCCCGCGTACAGGAAAAATGCCACCCGCGACGCCACGGCCACGCTGAAGGCCTGGCTCCAGGAGCACCGCAAGAACCCCTACCCCACCAAGGGCGAGAAGATCATGCTGGCCATCATCACCAAGATGACCCTCACCCAGGTCTCCACCTGGTTCGCCAACGCTCGCCGGCGGCTCAAGAAGGAGAACAAGATGACCTGGGCCCCGCGGAACAAGAGCGAGGACGAGGACGACGACGAAGGCGACGGGGCCAGGAGTAAAGAGGAGAGTCCCGAGAAGATACCCGAGAGCAACGAAACCTCCGCCGAGGACGAAG GAATCAGCTTGCAAGTCGACTCACTGACGGACCACTCCTGCTCCGCCGAGTCGGACGGCGAGAAGCTGCCCTGCCGAGCGGGAGACCCACTCTGCGAGTCGGGCTCGGAGTGTAAGGACAAGTACGAGGACAtcgaggaggaggaggaggacgacgACGACGACGACGAGGAGGACATCGAGGAGGAcgagggcggcggcggggagcgcgaCCCGCCGGCCAAGCCCGCCACCTCCTCGCCGCTGGCGGCCGTGGAGGCCCCGCTCCTCGGCCACCCGCACGCCGACGCCGCCCGCAGCGCCAGCAAGGCGGCGCTGGGCGGCCgcgcctcccccggccccccgaCGCCGGCCAGCAAGCCCAAGCTCTGGTCGCTGGCCGAAATCGCCACCTCGGACCTCAAGAGCCAAACCctgggccagggctgccagcccgCGCCGCTCTCCTCGGCCACCCCCGCCTCCGCCCCGCACAGCGCTGCCTACTCGCCCTCCTCCCTCCTGGGGAGGCATATTTATTACACCTCACCTTTTTATAGCAATTATACAAACTATGGGAACTTTAACGCTCTCCAGAGCCAGGGAATCCTGAGATACAACTCCGCAGCGGTGGCTTCAAACGAGGGACTAAGTCAGACTGTCCTAaatgccagctctgcccacaaGCAGAGCAGTGACTCTTTGAAAACGATCACTAACCAGCTAGAACAACATTACAGGCCCTCTAGTTACGACTCTAAGAAAG ATCCCACTGAAGTCTGCACAGTAGGAGTACAACCATACCTATAG